The following proteins are co-located in the Desulfobacterales bacterium genome:
- a CDS encoding Mrp/NBP35 family ATP-binding protein — protein sequence MTTIQEKIPDTAKEKQKQEQIQLTHRMSRIKHKILILSGKGGVGKSTASANLAFALHEAGKRVGLLDVDVHGPSIPTMLNLIGHHVTVEGDAMVPVEVAPDFKVMSIGFLLENQDQAVIIRGPMKYHTIRQFLKDVLWGELDYLIIDSPPGTGDEPLTVVQSIENADGAVIVTTPQKVAITDVRKSITFCRTLNLPIIGVLENMSGFVCPYCAKQVNVFNSGGGRQMAEEFNIPFLGQIPLDPLIVESGDCGLPFTKAYPDSPTAYAFRKAIEPILKLDEAEK from the coding sequence GTGACAACTATTCAAGAAAAAATACCGGATACGGCCAAGGAAAAACAAAAGCAGGAACAAATTCAACTGACCCATCGGATGAGCCGGATCAAACATAAAATACTGATTCTTTCCGGAAAAGGCGGGGTGGGCAAAAGCACTGCCTCCGCAAATCTGGCGTTTGCACTGCATGAGGCCGGAAAACGTGTCGGGTTACTCGACGTGGATGTCCACGGCCCCAGTATTCCCACGATGCTGAATCTGATTGGTCACCATGTAACGGTTGAAGGCGACGCTATGGTACCGGTGGAGGTGGCCCCGGATTTCAAAGTCATGTCGATCGGATTTTTGCTGGAGAATCAGGACCAGGCCGTTATCATTCGGGGTCCCATGAAATATCACACGATTCGTCAATTCCTGAAAGATGTCCTGTGGGGGGAACTTGACTATCTGATCATTGATTCTCCTCCGGGAACCGGTGACGAACCGTTAACGGTAGTCCAATCCATCGAAAACGCTGACGGCGCCGTGATCGTAACAACGCCTCAGAAGGTTGCCATAACGGATGTCCGAAAATCTATCACCTTCTGCCGTACATTGAATCTTCCCATAATCGGCGTTCTGGAAAATATGAGCGGATTCGTATGTCCATACTGCGCAAAGCAGGTGAACGTATTCAATTCCGGCGGTGGCCGACAGATGGCTGAAGAATTTAATATACCGTTTCTCGGACAAATTCCGTTGGATCCTCTGATCGTCGAATCCGGGGATTGCGGTCTTCCGTTTACCAAAGCCTATCCGGATTCGCCCACAGCATATGCATTTAGAAAGGCAATTGAGCCGATTCTGAAACTGGACGAAGCGGAAAAATAG
- a CDS encoding ATP-binding cassette domain-containing protein, producing MSFFEVTHLSLNLGEFHLKEVAFRLEKGDYLTIIGPTGSGKTLLLESIIGFWKPDAGKIFLDNREITDELPEKRNIGIVYQDYALLPHFTVFENIAYGLKKKTRTGITEKVHEISATLHIDHLLNRKPETMSGGEQQRTALARALIVEPKLLLMDEPLSALDPQTRKNIRSLLRQAISERNMTVIHITHDLDDVWSLANKVAIFQNGDLIQFDSQDEVLNRPRSQFVADFIGASLFKGRVVSNDSELTKIDLGGIQLYSVDEAPVGSHVNISIRPENILISKDISGCISARNVVQTLVKDIIRDGITCCVQLDASGIILDALITNNASDDLNLQPNDTVYAIIKGSNVRIVSAG from the coding sequence ATCTGGGTGAATTCCATTTAAAAGAAGTTGCCTTCAGGCTTGAAAAAGGTGACTACCTGACCATCATCGGGCCTACCGGCTCAGGCAAAACCCTGCTCCTGGAGAGCATCATCGGATTCTGGAAACCGGATGCGGGAAAAATATTTCTGGATAACCGTGAGATTACCGATGAACTTCCGGAAAAGCGGAACATCGGGATCGTCTATCAGGATTATGCCCTGCTGCCTCATTTTACGGTTTTTGAAAATATCGCCTATGGCTTGAAAAAAAAAACCAGAACCGGAATCACTGAAAAAGTTCACGAGATTTCGGCCACGCTGCATATCGATCACCTGCTTAACCGAAAACCGGAAACGATGTCCGGGGGAGAACAGCAGCGAACCGCCCTTGCACGGGCATTGATCGTAGAACCCAAACTGCTTCTGATGGACGAACCTTTGTCCGCACTGGACCCCCAAACGCGCAAAAATATCCGATCTCTGCTTCGGCAGGCCATATCCGAACGGAATATGACGGTAATTCATATCACCCATGATCTGGATGATGTCTGGTCTCTGGCAAATAAGGTGGCGATATTTCAAAACGGAGACCTGATTCAATTTGACTCGCAGGATGAAGTATTAAACCGACCCAGATCACAATTTGTAGCAGACTTTATCGGTGCCTCGCTTTTCAAAGGCCGGGTGGTATCAAATGACAGTGAATTGACAAAAATCGATCTGGGCGGTATCCAGCTTTACAGCGTTGACGAAGCACCTGTCGGATCGCATGTCAACATTTCAATTCGTCCGGAAAATATTTTGATATCGAAAGATATTTCCGGTTGCATTTCAGCCCGAAATGTAGTTCAAACCCTTGTGAAGGATATCATCCGTGACGGCATCACCTGCTGCGTACAGCTGGATGCCAGCGGAATCATTCTGGATGCGCTGATTACGAACAATGCCTCGGATGATTTAAACCTGCAACCCAACGACACGGTATATGCAATCATTAAAGGCAGCAATGTTCGAATCGTATCGGCCGGATAA
- a CDS encoding lipoate--protein ligase, producing the protein MPVIKTFRIVSEQFDPFMNLSLEEALLDQVQPGQIIFYLWQNDHTVVIGRNQNPWQECRVRLLESSGGRLARRLSGGGAVYHDLGNLNFTFAMDKALYDQQRQLDMVAGAVNRLGIPAVCTGRNDILVNGCKFSGNAFYFRTQTALHHGTILVDADLEKVPRFLSVSPEKLASKGIGSVRSRVLNLKALNATLTIDKIKETLLEAFDREYGQKALPVEETVGLKRESIDRVYQKYVSDAWRYGATPDFNVRFGNRFEWGEVEFLLDVHLGHVQSVTLFSDSLEPDIITAMGECLKGVAFTRQAMVGRLEDMLRTAPHRIIKDQIHYLENHPVFA; encoded by the coding sequence ATGCCGGTTATCAAGACTTTCCGGATCGTGTCTGAACAATTTGATCCGTTCATGAATCTGAGTCTGGAAGAGGCGTTGCTCGATCAGGTTCAGCCCGGCCAGATCATTTTTTACCTTTGGCAAAACGATCATACCGTGGTTATCGGCCGCAACCAGAATCCATGGCAGGAATGTCGGGTAAGGCTTCTGGAAAGCAGTGGCGGCCGATTGGCCCGGCGTCTGTCCGGGGGCGGCGCGGTGTATCACGATCTGGGCAACCTGAATTTTACCTTTGCAATGGATAAAGCCCTGTATGATCAGCAGCGTCAGCTGGACATGGTCGCCGGGGCCGTCAACCGACTGGGGATCCCTGCGGTCTGTACCGGCAGAAATGATATACTTGTCAATGGCTGCAAATTTTCCGGCAACGCATTTTATTTTCGAACCCAGACCGCACTGCATCATGGCACCATTCTGGTTGATGCGGATCTTGAAAAAGTTCCACGCTTTCTAAGCGTATCTCCTGAAAAGCTGGCTTCAAAGGGCATTGGTTCAGTCCGCTCCCGCGTGCTGAACCTGAAAGCGCTCAACGCAACGCTGACGATAGATAAAATAAAGGAGACGCTTCTGGAGGCTTTTGACCGTGAATACGGGCAGAAAGCCTTGCCGGTGGAAGAGACGGTGGGCCTGAAACGGGAAAGCATCGACCGGGTTTATCAAAAATACGTTTCAGATGCATGGCGCTACGGAGCGACACCGGATTTTAACGTTCGTTTCGGTAACCGGTTTGAGTGGGGAGAAGTTGAATTTTTGCTTGATGTCCACCTGGGGCATGTCCAATCCGTCACGCTGTTTTCCGATTCGCTGGAACCGGATATTATTACCGCTATGGGTGAATGCCTCAAAGGGGTGGCGTTCACCAGGCAGGCAATGGTCGGGCGACTGGAGGATATGCTCCGGACAGCACCCCATCGGATCATTAAAGATCAGATACATTATCTGGAGAATCATCCTGTTTTTGCATAG
- a CDS encoding radical SAM protein, which produces MKRTYKYLFGPVPSRRFKRSLGVDLTPFKTCSLDCIFCQLGRTPEKTILRKEYVPIDEVISELEQWLAVDGQADYITLSGSGEPTLHSRFGEVLQYVRQHSDIPSVLLTNSTMLSQPEVREAACGADIVKMSLSAWDQASFEWVNRPHSQLQFDRLIQGQIDFRAQFKGKVWMEVFLLEAINATPDNVRKIARLAKKIGPDRIQLNTAIRPPAEDFASPVHTEQMNELARLFDPVAEVIAEYKTDCLTSIAANQDRIFSMLQRRPCTAKEITEVFGMHINEVSKYLGNLVRTNQVRTERKKTNIYYTAC; this is translated from the coding sequence ATGAAACGGACATATAAATATTTATTCGGCCCCGTGCCGTCGAGACGGTTCAAACGATCATTAGGGGTTGACCTGACCCCGTTTAAAACCTGCAGTTTAGACTGCATTTTTTGTCAACTGGGACGAACCCCGGAAAAAACGATACTCCGTAAAGAATATGTTCCCATAGACGAGGTAATTTCGGAGCTGGAGCAGTGGCTGGCCGTTGACGGACAGGCAGATTACATTACCCTTTCGGGTTCGGGTGAACCCACGCTTCACTCACGTTTCGGAGAGGTGCTGCAATATGTGCGTCAGCACAGCGACATTCCGTCCGTACTGTTAACCAATTCGACGATGTTAAGTCAGCCCGAGGTTCGGGAAGCGGCCTGCGGCGCAGATATCGTAAAGATGTCCCTGAGCGCCTGGGATCAGGCGTCATTTGAGTGGGTCAACCGCCCTCATTCCCAATTGCAATTTGACCGGTTAATTCAGGGACAGATTGATTTCCGCGCTCAGTTCAAGGGAAAAGTGTGGATGGAGGTCTTCCTTCTGGAGGCAATCAACGCCACGCCGGACAACGTTCGGAAAATTGCACGGCTGGCAAAAAAAATCGGCCCGGACCGCATTCAGCTGAACACGGCGATTCGTCCGCCCGCCGAGGATTTTGCATCGCCTGTACACACAGAGCAGATGAATGAGCTGGCCCGGTTGTTCGATCCGGTCGCTGAAGTGATTGCCGAATATAAAACCGATTGTTTAACCTCGATAGCGGCCAATCAGGACAGAATTTTCTCCATGCTTCAACGCCGGCCGTGTACGGCTAAGGAAATTACCGAGGTATTCGGCATGCACATAAATGAGGTGTCTAAATATCTGGGTAACCTGGTGCGGACAAATCAAGTCCGGACTGAACGAAAAAAAACAAACATATATTATACCGCATGTTAA
- a CDS encoding S1-like domain-containing RNA-binding protein translates to MLKIGSYNELVVQREVDFGVYLNPKEEEVLLPAKYVPENTRPGDKLRVFVYTDSQDRVVATTREPYAVAGEFAYLEVLSVVSFGAFVDWGLEKDLLVPKNEQQVKMKVGKKYIVKVCLDKKTGRVYASTKIAQNCKKIPSDLVRGSRVSLLIYRLTTIGIMAIVDNKYSGLLYRSQSYEPLSIGDKRDGYIIRIREDGKIDLSLKQPGYGSVSGSSARVIGVLKRSGGFIGCDDKSSPEDIKKYFSMSKKEFKRTIGGLYKSRLIEMVDNGIRLKRF, encoded by the coding sequence ATGCTTAAAATTGGCAGTTATAATGAACTTGTTGTGCAGCGTGAGGTTGATTTCGGGGTTTACCTTAATCCGAAGGAGGAAGAAGTCCTTCTTCCGGCAAAATATGTACCGGAAAACACCCGACCCGGCGATAAGCTGAGGGTTTTTGTCTATACCGATTCCCAGGACAGGGTCGTTGCCACAACCCGTGAGCCATATGCAGTGGCAGGTGAATTTGCGTATCTTGAGGTTTTGTCGGTCGTGTCATTTGGCGCGTTCGTGGACTGGGGGCTTGAAAAGGATCTTCTGGTTCCGAAAAATGAACAGCAGGTCAAAATGAAGGTCGGCAAAAAGTATATCGTAAAAGTCTGCCTCGATAAAAAAACCGGGCGGGTTTACGCGTCAACCAAGATCGCCCAGAATTGTAAAAAAATTCCGTCAGATCTTGTCAGAGGCAGCAGGGTCAGCCTGTTGATCTACCGACTTACAACCATCGGTATTATGGCTATTGTCGACAATAAATATTCTGGTCTGCTGTACCGCAGCCAGAGTTACGAACCCCTTTCAATCGGAGATAAACGGGATGGATATATTATTAGAATCCGCGAAGACGGAAAAATTGATCTGTCCCTGAAACAACCCGGTTATGGTTCCGTGTCCGGCTCAAGCGCCAGAGTCATAGGTGTGCTGAAAAGGTCGGGTGGATTTATCGGATGTGATGACAAAAGCTCACCCGAAGATATCAAGAAATACTTTTCAATGAGTAAAAAGGAGTTCAAACGCACCATCGGGGGGTTGTACAAAAGCCGCCTCATCGAAATGGTGGACAATGGCATCCGCCTTAAACGATTTTGA
- the tsaA gene encoding tRNA (N6-threonylcarbamoyladenosine(37)-N6)-methyltransferase TrmO, which translates to MQFIFTPIGIIHTPFEDIEAMPIQPSGARDVRGQIIIDEQYTDGLDDLEGFSHLILLYAFHKSKGFNLKVKPFMDTEHRGVFACRAPRRPNQIGLSVVRLLKRQGNILHIEGIDVLTGTPLLDIKPYVPAFDSFQTQSIGWLKGRDQLAETLKADRRFEK; encoded by the coding sequence ATGCAGTTTATATTTACCCCCATCGGAATTATTCATACCCCCTTTGAGGATATCGAAGCCATGCCGATTCAGCCCTCCGGGGCCCGGGATGTCCGGGGACAGATTATCATTGATGAACAGTATACAGACGGCCTGGATGACCTGGAAGGGTTTTCCCATCTGATTCTGCTGTATGCATTCCACAAATCTAAAGGATTCAACCTGAAAGTAAAGCCCTTTATGGACACCGAACATCGCGGCGTTTTCGCCTGCCGGGCACCCAGACGCCCGAATCAAATCGGCCTGTCAGTGGTCCGCCTGCTGAAACGCCAGGGCAATATCCTGCACATCGAAGGTATCGATGTACTCACCGGAACGCCCTTGCTGGACATCAAGCCCTATGTACCTGCATTCGATTCCTTTCAGACCCAATCCATCGGATGGCTCAAAGGCAGGGATCAGCTGGCCGAAACCCTGAAAGCCGATCGACGGTTTGAAAAATAA